The genome window GGTCTATATTTTTCCAATATATTCGGGATCACTTTGCTTTTTAAAGCCCTGTTCTCTAAATTCCCTTTTTTCTTTATCATTCATCTTTTTATACTTAGCTAAAAATTCTTCATAGGCAGGGATAACTTCATCAATTTTCCCTTCCATTTTCAGTTGACCATGTTCTAACCATATTCCCTTTTGACAGAATTTTTTCATCTGGCCAATCGAATGACTGACAAAGAACATCGTTTTTCCATTTTTTTTGAATTCATCCATTTTCGCTAAACACTTTTCAGCAAAAGCTTTATCTCCTACAGATAATGCCTCATCAATTATTAAGACATCTGGATTTGTATTTACCGAAATGGCAAAGCCTAGACGTGATTTCATCCCACTAGAGTATGATTTCACAGGCTGATCAATAAATTTTCCTAATTCAGCAAATTCAATAATTCCTGGTTCCAGCTCTTTTATTTGTTCTTTCGAAAAACCAAGCATCAAACATTTCAATTCAATGTTTTCTCTACCCGTAAGTTCATTATTTACACCAGCAGCTACGGCAATTAAAGAGGCTTGTCCATCGATTTCTACTGTTCCCTCTGTCGGTGGAACAATCCCTGCAATAATATTCGATAGAGTAGACTTACCTGATCCGTTTACTCCGACAAATCCAATAACATCGCCATGATTTGCCTCAAAGTTGATATCTCTTAAAGCATAAAAAGGTTCCCCATAACTTTTAGGCAAGAAAATATCCTTTAATTTATCGCTGCTATTTTCATATAATTTATACCGTTTTGTTAAATTTTTAACAATAACTGATTTCTCCATTAAACCA of Niallia circulans contains these proteins:
- the tagH gene encoding teichoic acids export ABC transporter ATP-binding subunit TagH; its protein translation is MEKSVIVKNLTKRYKLYENSSDKLKDIFLPKSYGEPFYALRDINFEANHGDVIGFVGVNGSGKSTLSNIIAGIVPPTEGTVEIDGQASLIAVAAGVNNELTGRENIELKCLMLGFSKEQIKELEPGIIEFAELGKFIDQPVKSYSSGMKSRLGFAISVNTNPDVLIIDEALSVGDKAFAEKCLAKMDEFKKNGKTMFFVSHSIGQMKKFCQKGIWLEHGQLKMEGKIDEVIPAYEEFLAKYKKMNDKEKREFREQGFKKQSDPEYIGKI